Within Nitrospirota bacterium, the genomic segment ATCCCTGCCAGCTTCAAGGCAGAGGAGATTCCGCCGTTCGGTGAGAACGTGCCGCTGCAACGGGCCGGACAGCCGGAGGAGATAGCGCCGTGCTATGTCTTCCTCGCCTCATCCGACTCCTCGTACATGACCGGACAGGTGCTGCACCCCAACGGCGGGGAGATCATCAACGGCTGATGCCGGCAGGACGCCGGATCGAGAACGCAAACAGGACACGCCGTTAAAAACAGGAGACCGGAATGCAGACGGCGGAAGCACCGGTCTCCGCACAAGGGAGGGAACGATGACTATTTTCGAGCTGTTGAAAAAGGATCATGAAGAGGCGATTAAGCTATTCGATCAACTGGACGAGCTCGAAGGCGCGTCCGGCAGCGAGAGCAAGGCGCAACAGCTCTTCAGCCAGCTCAGCCGGGAGCTCCAGATCCATATGGAGGGAGAAGAGAAACTCTTCTATCCGTCGCTGAAAGACGAGGAAGAGACCCACACCATGATACTCGAGGCGATCGAGGAGCACCATGTGATCAAGCTGCTCCTCAGGGAGATGAGCAGCATGCAGCAGGGTGAGCAATGGTTCGCCAAGCTCACGGTGCTCAGGGAGAATGTGGAGCACCATGTCGACGAGGAGGAAGGAGAGCTTTTCGACGAGGCGCGGGATATCCTGGATGAAAGCCAGACCAGCGAGATGGCGAAGAGCATGGAGGAGATGAAGCGGTCGCAGATGGCGGCAGCGGGAAGATGACCGTCGTCTGACACAGCGCACTAAGGGCAGCCTCTGCGTGGTCTGCCCTTAGTGCGTTAGAGAGAGTCTCCCGAAGCGGTCAGGGACGACGGTCGGGGGTGTCCCATTTCAGTTTCTTGATCACCGCCTTCAGGATATCGGCCCTTGTTATGATACCCAGGAGCGTCTGGTTCTCGTCGACCACGGGCAGCCTTCTTATCCGCCTCTCATCCATGATGCGCGCTGCCTCGGCGATGGTTGCACGGGGGGAGATCGTATCGGCCGGAGCGGTCATGATATCGCCTGCGATATCCCCCATTCTGCGCTCGGGAAGCTGTTCGCCCAGCATATGCCGCAAGAGGTCTTTGAGGGTATTCTCCCTCCTCACGCCCACCATCGAGAGGATGTCGGCCTGGGTTACGATGCCTATGACGCGCTGCTCTTTATCGACCACCGGAAGCCCGCTGATATTCCTTTCGGACAGGATATTCGCCACGCGCATGATGCTCTCGAACTTCGGAACCGAGAGGACATCTCTGGTCATCACATCCTGAACAAGCATCCCC encodes:
- a CDS encoding hemerythrin domain-containing protein, whose amino-acid sequence is MTIFELLKKDHEEAIKLFDQLDELEGASGSESKAQQLFSQLSRELQIHMEGEEKLFYPSLKDEEETHTMILEAIEEHHVIKLLLREMSSMQQGEQWFAKLTVLRENVEHHVDEEEGELFDEARDILDESQTSEMAKSMEEMKRSQMAAAGR
- a CDS encoding CBS domain-containing protein, whose translation is MKSLHNDLPDERLRSTIGLGMLVQDVMTRDVLSVPKFESIMRVANILSERNISGLPVVDKEQRVIGIVTQADILSMVGVRRENTLKDLLRHMLGEQLPERRMGDIAGDIMTAPADTISPRATIAEAARIMDERRIRRLPVVDENQTLLGIITRADILKAVIKKLKWDTPDRRP